The following DNA comes from Haemorhous mexicanus isolate bHaeMex1 chromosome 19, bHaeMex1.pri, whole genome shotgun sequence.
gggaaaaaaatgtatctgtTTCACTTTGTATAGTCCTTTTGTTAGGATGGTTTAACAGGCAGTAAAGCCCTGTATTTAGTATGATATGATCATCAGGGATGTAGTCAAGGATTTAAGTGAGTGCCTGTTGGATGGTACCTGAGAATAGGAGATTACTCAATTTAATGCTAATGATTGCTTCAGATTCTTTTGGGGGTAAGTGGCATTATTCAAAGAAGTAATTCCTTGCAAGTGAGTGGGAAAAGCTACATTTTATAGGAATGTTGCTTTTATAGCCTGCTGAGATGGCAGGTGTTAGAGGGGCCTTTGTTTCCTGGAAGCAGGGACATAACTGGGGAAAAATAAACCCCTTTATGAATTATGGAAAGGAGTGTGTTGTACTTGCAAACACTGTTACCCTTTTGGGCTAATTTGTCCTTCCTTACCCATGTTTTAAGTCATTGATTTTCATCTTAAACAGTCAGAAACAGATTTCCTTTTATCCTCAGTTCTTCTTTCATTGGCACCTCCCACCTCTTGCtcatttaatataattttaaaagttggtTGAAAAACTAACAAACTTTCAGCCTTAGACAGATAACTTATCTTGAAAATCTCACCACAGGCTCTTAGTTTAAGTGTAAAGACATTGAAAATAAGGGTTTATAATAAGAATATATTGTAGAGTCTTTACTTCAAGCCTCTTTAACTGTTCAGCCTTTACTAATACATGAAGGAGCCCATATCAGCAGACCATTCATGTTGAATTAACTGAGATATTCCATGTAGTGAATGGGTTTGGTTTTAGTTGTAGAAGAGCAGTGATTTGGTTATTCTCTTAGGTCCCCTATATGGACTTGTTGACAAGGATCACACTCTGATCATATTAAAAAATTGCTTCCTTCAAGCTGAAATTCTTTCTAGTCATTTGTTTGAGTCCTGAATGCTTCAGAGATATTAAGTGCTTTAATTGAAATCAACCTGTAGCATTTCAGTGACACCGAGACTGAATGTGACTAATGACTTGCATATGCATCTATACCTCCCCATCTGATACTTCTACAAAGCTTATGCTTTCTGGGGCTATTCTGCATTCATGTGTTGTTTTTCTGTCTCACCGTGAGTCATTAAGGTTTTGGAAGTAGTAAGCATTTGCTGTATGTATGCAACACCCACTAACTTCAGAGCATTGTTGTGCTACAGAAACAGGCAAAAGTGGGCTCATAATACAGATTTCTAATGAGGGAGTCAGTAGGTTTTTTGTAGTGTACATTAGACTTAAGTTCTGTCTGGGATTTCTAATGACATTGGCAGTGCATTGCAAACTGAGAAAATCCATCACTAAGATTGAAATAATAGAGTCTTACCTTTAAAGTAAAGACAATTAAGAATCATCATCAGTGTTGTAGGGTTTATATTCACAAGAGCTTCCTTTATTAATCCCTTGGTCAGCTTCAAGATGCGTTCGTTGGTTTTGGCTATGAAGCTGGGATCTGAGAAATCAGCTGGTTGGGCATCAGCAAAGTAGTATGTTTTCATATTGGTTTTGAAATCATTGAGAACAGAAAAGTCTTTATGGATATAAAGGTCATTGACAGACCTCAGCGTGAAGCCAAAGTTGCGCCTGAAGAGCCGATGGGTGAGTTTGCGGAAGAGGTTGTGAACGGTCATGAGCTCGTATTTGCTGCTGGCATTAATGAAGTCTTGAAAGCCAAGAACAGACAACACTTCCTGCTGGGTTTGATCCTTCAGACCCAGGGAAATCATAGCCATTGCAGTGGAAATACCAACAGGAGCCATGATAATATTGTCTGAGGAGCTAGCCTTGTCTGCCACGCTGCGGTAAAGGTTGAAGCCAAAGTCTGCATTGAGGATATTGAGGCGCTGGATTCTGGTTTTGCCTTGGAATAGTTCAAGAATATTTCCTTGTTGAACTTCAGAAACCATCTGTGGGGCAGCATCAATAACATCACTGTAGTCATCTTCATTCAGTATCTTATCAAAGTCTAGGTagtcctcttcctcctcctcttcaggaatcAAGTCATTAGTGATGGTGTTTTCTCTGTGGAACTCGGGTGGTAGGTTTGGCATGTAAGTCCCATTTTCGTGTGGCTGTGCACCTTTTAGGCTTTCAAAGTGCTCAGTGACGTCCTTGACTCCGCAAAATGTGGAGGTTATAATGAGAACAAAGGCAAGCAATTGAAATAGGAACTTCATTCTGACCCGTGAAAGCCTGGAAAACATAACACAGTTGAGAGAGTCAAGGGTAATTGAATTTTAGTTATCTATTCCCTGATTTTAGGTTCATACTGatttctgtggcagcagcagatcTATAGTTACCCTGTTTGACAGCACTGTATTTTAGTGGAACAGATGTCAATTAGATGGGAAAGTCTGTTCTGCTGGTAATTGGTTTTTGCTTCCACAATGCCTCCAGCCTGCCAAAGAAGTGGTTGACCTCTTCCCATACAAATAGTCATTACTGGCATATTTCAACAGTTACAAGCTCATTACCCAGAGTATGTGGGACCCTTTATTTTAAACTGTTACACTTAAACTGTGTACTAACTGTGTGAGTAGTGTGTGCTGAAAATACAATGTGAAGTTAGATTTGAATATTTGAGCTTGGTGGGAAGAACAGGGACTCCTGATCCAATCCCCTGCAGAAACATACCAGAAAGCTGAGATGtactgaaaaatttgaaaaacaaacacccTGTAGCTACAACAAAAATTGAAGTTTTGTGGGAGTATTTTGGAAAGGCAAGGCAGCAATCTGGTGAATAAGGGTGATCTGGACATGTAGAAAGACGTGTATTTGCACTGAGTACCATTAGTGGGACTGCAGTGGGGGGAGTGTTGGGCATAAACATCTCTCCTGGCCTGCTCCTGGCCTTACTCGGGCATGTTACTCAATGTCTGTGCAccctttctgcagctctgtcctcatCTGCCACTTTTGTAATGGTTTGGCTTGATTCTGCTTTTGGCTTAGTTatgttttgtttcacttttctGCAGAACTCATAGTGCTCTCTGTTTTCTTCGTGATGTGAAGTCTCTGTGGGCTCCCTTCAGAGCTTTGTTTCTCTAGGGTTACTGTGATCCCAGTTCTAGATTTGTAATCTCACTTTTTTGTTTGACAATACATTTAAGTAGAACCTGTATTTTTCTAAGGGAAACTTAATCAATCTCTTCATCTGCTGAGTACTGGGCTAttgcatttcaaaattattttttaaatcaagaatTTTCttcaatatatattttaagaaaatccaTCAGACTTACTCAGCTGTAAAACCCTCCACCAAGAAGTAGCTCTGAGAGACTTTTCGCCATAATATTGAGTGCAGTAAAGtgatcttaaaaataaaaatatatgaaaaagtGTAATTGCCTTCTGCAACAGTCAGAGATGAAAATGTAGGTGTTCAATAGATCTATTACCTGAAATTGATTGGGTGTCTGAACGCCAGGCCGGGGGGTTTGCTCAGACTTAACTATAAAGTTATTTCACAAATTTATAAAGTTAATCTCAATTGATACACTTTCTTGAGTAAAAGGCAGTTATTTACAATATAATACAGACAAAATACTG
Coding sequences within:
- the SERPIND1 gene encoding heparin cofactor 2; the encoded protein is MKFLFQLLAFVLIITSTFCGVKDVTEHFESLKGAQPHENGTYMPNLPPEFHRENTITNDLIPEEEEEEDYLDFDKILNEDDYSDVIDAAPQMVSEVQQGNILELFQGKTRIQRLNILNADFGFNLYRSVADKASSSDNIIMAPVGISTAMAMISLGLKDQTQQEVLSVLGFQDFINASSKYELMTVHNLFRKLTHRLFRRNFGFTLRSVNDLYIHKDFSVLNDFKTNMKTYYFADAQPADFSDPSFIAKTNERILKLTKGLIKEALVNINPTTLMMILNCLYFKGTWENKFPVEMTTKRSFRLNEKQTVKVPMMQTKGTFLAAADPELDCDIIQLPFVGNISMLVVLPHKLAGMKALEKQITPQVVEKWQKSMTNRTREVVLPKFKLEKTYNLIDYLRSMGIEELFNGKGDYSGISDEKITINRFNHQGTITVNEEGTEAATITTVGFMPLSTQIRFIVDRPFLFLIYEHRTSCLLFMGRVANPATS